In the Populus trichocarpa isolate Nisqually-1 chromosome 1, P.trichocarpa_v4.1, whole genome shotgun sequence genome, TGATAATTTGCATCGATATTTTGAGCATAATATGTTGTGTAGTAATTAATTCCAATAAAATCATACGATCCCTTCAGCATCTTAGATTCCTCGGCAGTGAACTTGGGCAATCTTCCACCAACAAAATCATGCATGTTACGTGGATAGTCACCATTAGTTAAAGGATCCATGAACCTGCCACCATGAAGAAAAACACTGATTACCTTCTGTTTATACATACATATCAGGTCTTCTCTAGCTGAATTAAGAATTCAGAAAGTACTTttgaatttgatatatataaaaaaatactaaccaACCAAGCATGAAGTCAAGGCTTCTTTTGGTTGCATTTTGATCATCTTCACTGTTTGAGTAAGGTTCAAACCAATGAGAAACAAGTGTTATCCCAATCTGTCCACCTTGACATGACTGATATTTTTCCTTGTATAGTTTCACTGCCGCAGCATGAGCAAGCAACAAATGATGGCTAACCGTATACACTTCAGTGGCACCAGTGTTTAAGGATCGGTGGGGATCATTTACAACGACAGAAATCCTACCCGGTGCCATCGTGCCCATGTCATAACCTTGAACACTGAACATCCATGGCTCGTTCAAAGTAATCCACTTCTTCACTCGGTCTCCAAACTTTTGGAAACAAAGGTCGACAAAGTCTCGGAAATCATTTCTGGAAATCAATGTTTCATGTGAGAAAATTTATAggaaagttttgaattttagagAAGCATATGTCCACAAAGTCTCCAAAATGACAGATTAGATTATAATATTTCGAAGCTACAACAATTTTGGATATTTGAAGAATAATTAACGAAAGGTTGCTACTTACACAATGTTAGGACTTAAGAAACCACCATATTTATCTTCTAAAGCTTGTGGAGTATCCCAGTGAAAGAGAGTAACGTAAGGATGCAAACCTATATATTACAAAACATCGATCATATAATCAGATGGAGCGCACAAGATAAACCTTTTGTTGTATAAGAATTTTCGCATCAATTTTTGGcaaaatattatgattaattGAAGGGAAGGGAAAGGTTATAACCATTCTTAAGGAGGTCATCAATGAGATCGTTGTAAAACTTGATGCCTTCTTCGTTTACTCCAGCACTTAACCTGCCATCTGcattttccaaaacaaaatccaacGGAAAGCTATTATATATCAAATGGAAATTCACTCAGTCAAAACAGATGTCATTACTATTACTATGTCaagaacaaattttttaaaaaaatgaaaaaacttacgTGGTAATACTCTAGACCAAGAAATGGAGAATCTGAAAGCATCCATTCccatttctttcattctttgcaCATCTTCCTGTAAcatttatcaatttgtttttaagaacTATTACACTAAATTAATCAGAATATAGTTATTTACATCATATAGATAACCACAACCAAAATATGATGAAGAACTCCCATACCTTATAGCG is a window encoding:
- the LOC18094950 gene encoding beta-glucosidase 12 isoform X1: MGSIDDFSRYSFPDDFVFGTSSSAYQYEGETNKHGRGPAIWDTFTEEHTERINDHSNGNVAVDFYHRYKEDVQRMKEMGMDAFRFSISWSRVLPHGRLSAGVNEEGIKFYNDLIDDLLKNGLHPYVTLFHWDTPQALEDKYGGFLSPNIVNDFRDFVDLCFQKFGDRVKKWITLNEPWMFSVQGYDMGTMAPGRISVVVNDPHRSLNTGATEVYTVSHHLLLAHAAAVKLYKEKYQSCQGGQIGITLVSHWFEPYSNSEDDQNATKRSLDFMLGWFMDPLTNGDYPRNMHDFVGGRLPKFTAEESKMLKGSYDFIGINYYTTYYAQNIDANYQSVGFMSDARANWTGERNGIPIGPQAGVKWLYIYPEGISRLLNYTKDLYGNPTIYITENGVDDVNNNASSLKEALNDPIREKSYKDHLKNVLRSINEHGVDVKGFFAWSLMDNFEWGSGYAVRFGLYYVDYKNDLKRYPKKSVKWFKQFLRRDSHSPIPHTYPLITSNETSKIEDSLVRDAKRPRNA